The Paenibacillus yonginensis genome segment CAATCTTTAGCCCGCCAAACAGGCCGGGCAGCGATGCCGGAAGCCGAAGCTTCCAATAAATCGTCCAGGTGCCCGCCGCATAGGACTGCATCAGCTCCAGCGATGAAGGCGAGACGCTGCGCAGGCCGCGCAGCATGTTCAGAGCTACTGGAAAGAACGTAATGTAACCGGAAATAAGAATCCGGGAAACCTGTTCATCCCGGACGATGCCGTAGATGATAGGCGCAAGGCCCAGAATCGGGATCATCTGGGAGGCTACCGCATAAGGGAAGGCCAGCCGTTCCATCCAGACCGACAAGCTCATCAGCACTGCAAGCAGCACGCCAGCCGCCGCCCCAAGCAGGAAACCCAGTGACGCATTCCCCAGCGTCACGCCTCCTTCCTTCAGCAGTGTTGATCCATAAGTGAAGAAAGAGGCGGCTACCTTATGCACAAATGGAAGCTTCGATTGGGCAAGCGGCACTCTGGCTACATCCAGCAGGAACCAGGACAAGCCTTCCCAAAGCGCCAGCAAAGCGACAAACCATACCACGAGCGGGACTAGTCTGCCGCGTATGGACAAGACCTGAAAGCGCAAGGTCCTCACACCCCTTCAAAGCTGCCGCGAATCCGGGCGATCAGCTCAAAAAATTCCGCGCTGCCGCGCATCTCCGGGGTCCGCGGTCTGGGAAGCGGGATGTCTACGACCGCCGAAAGCCTTCCCGGATGCGGCGATAAAACAAAAACCCGGTCTGACAGAAAGATCGATTCCGGGATGCTGTGGGTCACGAAAACAACGGTATTTTTCACTTCCGACCAGATGGCCAGCAGCTCCTCGTTCAGCCGCTCCCTCGTAAATTCATCCAGGGCAGAGAAAGGCTCATCCATAAGCAGAATTTCGGGCTCCATAGCCAAAGCTCGAGCGATGGCCACCCGCTGCTGCATCCCTCCGCTCAGCTGCCAAGGGTATTTGTCCTCAAACCCCTTGAGCCCGACAAGCTCGAGCAGCCTGGCTGCCTTCTCCTCGCGCAGGTTCTTCTTCACCCCCATCAGTTCAAGTGGAAGCGTAATGTTGGATTTGACCTTCCTCCATTCATACAACACCGGGCTTTGAAAGACGATGCCATATTTCTGGGCCTGCCGGGCCTCTCTGGCACTTTTGCCCGCCACCTTGACTTCACCCGCCGTAGGCTGAATCAAATCCGCCATCAGCCGCAGCAGAGTCGTTTTGCCGCAGCCCGACGGCCCCAGCAGAGAGACAAATTCACCTTGAGCAATGTCCATGCTGATCTGCTGCAGTGCCAGCACCTCGGCGTTTGCCGTGCTATACTTCATTTCCACGCCTTCAAACTGAATTTCCGGAACGGTATTTACGGCAATCCCCATCTTTGTCCCCCCTACCAACCTGTTCTGTTGTAAGATTTCCGTACATTTGATCGATCCTTTTGGTCTATCGTTTGGTTTTATGTTGGATTACCTAACATGTTACACGTTCGCCATCCATCGCTCATTAGACAGAAAGTAAAGACCTCCGGCCATAATTTCGTCGTTTTGTCCAGCCGCCTGTCAGACCCGCGTAAGGCATCAAAATAAAAGACAAAGGCTCGCTTTCTGAAGTTATCTTTGCTAACATTCCCGGCGGATTGAGGCGTACCGAGACAAAGCCTTCTTTTTCTGGGAAGCCTTCTTCCAACTTCAATAAAATGTGATACTATTTATGAAGAAACAAAGCGTTCGTTCCCCATCCTCTTCAAGGAGCTGAGCAAGCGGCAAATGGGCTCATTTATTTCCAATTATATTGTGATCGTCTCCCTCTCCGGCGTCCTTAACGTTCTGCTCGCATTTCTGGCGTATTTCAGACGTACGGACTTTCAGGGAACCAAAGCTTTTGTCGCCATAGCCGTCACATCGGCCATCTACATATTTGGTTATGCCGTCGAGCTTTCAAGCAGCAGCCTTGAGGAAATTCGGCTTTGGACCAAAATCGAATATCTCGGGCTGCCTTTTATTTCTCCGGCCGATCTTATTCTAGTGCTGTATTTTGTGGGGCTCGATAAGCTGTTAAACCGGATTACCCTGCCGCTATTGTTCGTTATTCCGGCCGTTTCCTGTCTGCTGGCCCTGACCAACGATTATCATCACCTGCTGTATCGGGACATGTATCTGAATATGGACGCCCCGTTCCCAACCGCTAATATTGTCATGGGCCCCTGGTACATCGTTCATGGCAGCTATACCTTCGGATGCCTGTGTGCCGGTGGATGCATCATTTTAGCCAAATGGAATTCCATGAAGCACAACTACAAATGGCAGATGTTGACGCTCCTCGTCGGCATTATCCTGCCTTCTGCCGCTTCTTTGGCCTATCTGTTCGGCCTTTCCCCTTACGGCATGGACCCTGTGCCCGTGGTCATGAGCGTGACGTCAACGCTGTACATCATCGCTATCTGGTCAAGAGGCATGCTGACCGCCGCTCCAATTGCACGAGAGAGTCTATTCGGACATTTATCCGACAGTGTGCTGGTGCTTGATATATTTGAAAGAGTGGTTGATTACAATCCGGCAGCGGAACAGTCAATACGCGGGTTGGATGCTTCCTCTATAGGCAAACCGCTGGCCAGGCTCGTGGAGAAGTTCAGTCCGGAAACCTTAATCTTTATCCAGAGCAACGATCCGGCGGTTCCTGCCGAAACCCAAGTGGAGTGGAAAGACGGGGAGAAAACGTTTCATTATCAGCTTCATTGCTCCCCCTTAACCAAGAGGGACGGCCGCAACATTGGAAGAATTGTGAAACTGACCGATATCACGGAGCAAACGATGCTCCAGGAGAAACTTCAATTCATGGCGACCCGGGACAGCTTAACGCAGATTTACAACAGGGGCTACTGGATGGACAAATCCCGGGAGGCGTTGTCCGCTTGCCAAAAGCTAGAGGAACCGCTCGCCGTCATCCTGCTCGACATTGACCATTTCAAGAATATCAATGACCGGTATGGTCATGATATTGGTGATGAAGCCCTCCGGCACCTCGTTGCAGTCTGCCGTTCCTTAGTCCATGAAGAGATGCCTTTCGGACGATATGGCGGGGAAGAGTTCGTGATTTGCCTGCCGGGGAGAAATCTCGATCAAGCCGGCTATATTGCCGAAATGATCCGTAAGGGCATTGAAGACAGTCCTCTGGCAACGCCTTCACAGCAGCTTCCGATTACCGCCAGCTTCGGCGTCGCAGATGAGACCTGCGGACAAACCTTGGAAGAGATGCTGAGCGAAGCGGACAAGGCCCTCTACCAGTCCAAACACGGCGGCCGAAACCGGGTTCATCTGGCCAGGCCCAAAACGGTTTATCCATAAAAACCTTCCAAGGCTAAACAACCCATTTCCGTTCCTTTCTGACGGGATGGGTTTTTTCTGCGGATTTTCGCCGAAACCCTCTCCTCCTAAGGAAGAATAAGGAATTGAAAGCTGGGAAATAATACACCAACATCCCTTAAAAGGAGGATTGACGATGAGTACATCACAACCCGGCCGTGCCAGTCAATCGAACAATTCCGGACCGGAGAGCGTTCCCTCTTCACGTCCGTTAATGGACTCCTTGGAAGATAACTTGAGTGAAATGTTGCGCCGTTTGGGAGCAAGCGCCGACATCGTGGTGAGAAGGCTCGACACGGAGGCTGGCCTTCCCATGGCTGTGGTTTATATTGACGGACTTATCAACACAGACATTATCAATCAATCCATTCTTCAGCCACTGACGAATATGTTTCTTCAAAATGAGGGGAAAGAGGCAAAAGGAAGCACTGCCGAACAGCTTAGAGCAAGACTGCTTCCCATCGGTCAAATCCAGGAATGCAAAACCTTCGAAAGCGCCTTCTCCATGCTTTTTGAAGGTCATACTCTCATTCTTATGGACGGGAATAAAGCGGTGCTCTCCATGGATACCACGGGCTGGGAGACGCGCAGCATCAACGAGCCGACTTCCCAGGCGGTTGTACGCGGCCCGAAGGAGGGCTTTACTGAAAACCTACGGACCGGCACCTCTTTGCTGCGCAGGAAAATCAAGTCGCCCGATTTGCGGATTGAAGAATATAAGATCGGGGAACGGACTCAAACCAACATTGCGATGGTTTACCTGAAGGGAATAACCGATGATCAGATTCTTGAAGAAGTCCGGCGCAGGCTTAATGCGATACAAACAGACGCTATTCTTGAAAGCAATTATATTGAAGAGTTTATCCAGGACGGAAAATGGACTCCTTTTCCGACCATTCAAAACTCAGAACGTCCGGATGCCGTAGCCGCAGGCATACTTGAAGGACAAGTCGCCCTCTTGATTGACGGGACACCCTTCGCTTTACTTACTCCAGCTACTTTCTTTAGCTTCTTTCAGTCCAGCGAAGATTATTATCAGCGGTACGACGTTGCTTCCTTTTTACGTATGATCCGGATCCTATCCTTTTTTGTTTCCATGATGCTGCCTGCTTTATATATTGCCATTACCACCTTTCACCAGGAAATGGTGCCGACGCCCCTGCTGGTAAGCCTCGCCGCACAAAGGGAAGGCGTTCCTTTCCCAGCTTTGGTTGAAGCTTTGGTCATGGAGCTGACGTTTGACGTGCTGAGGGAAGCAGGCGTCCGGATGCCAAGAGCCATCGGGCCGGCCGTTTCCATTGTAGGCGCGCTTGTCCTCGGGCAGGCAGCCGTACAGGCCGGCTTGGTATCTGCGGCTATGGTTATCGTGGTTTCCTTCACGGCGATCTGCAACTTCGTGATTCCTTCCCAGGTGATTTCCAATGCGCTTAGGCTTATCCGTTTTGTCATGATGATTGTAGCTGGTGTCCTGGGACTATTCGGAATCACCTCATTCCTGATGTTTCTGATGATCCATATGGCAGGGCTGAGCTCTGTCGGCGTTCCTTATCTGTCTCCGGTTGCGCCTATGACTCCCCGTTATCTAAAAGACGTATTTATAAGGGCTCCGCAGGTCCTGCTTAAGATACGCCCTAAACTTGCAGCCAAACAGGAGGCTTACAGACAAGCCCAAATCTCCAAAACAAATCCAAGCCATGACTCATCCAATAAAGGAGGCCAATCTCCATGAAACAGAAAATAGGGACCTTGCAGGCATCCTTCCTGATTGTGAATGCCATTGTACCTACTGCCATCATGGTTTTGCCTTCGATAATCAGCACCAGGCTGGAACAGGAAGGACCCTTCAGCATCGTCATATCGGCCTGTTTTGGGGTTCTTTTAGTTTTCCTCATCGCTGATTTGATCAAGAAGAGCCACCGGACTCCTTACATAGAATGGATAAGCAAAGTAAGCTCTCCGTTTGTTGGAGCTCTCATGGGAGCTCTAATTGTCGGGAATTTTATAGAGGAAACCGCCATCGTTCTGCGCCAAAGCATCAACTTTATTAATGAAAACGTCCTTTTGAATACACCGTTTGCCGTGATACTGATAATTATGGTGAGTATAGGCATTTATATAACCACCCAAGGTATAGAAGTGATGGCGCGCGTGAGTTCCATCCTGATGTTGCTGTACATCCTGCCTATCCCTGTCTACCTATCCGGGGTCGTTGATTTCAATCATTTCAGCCGGCTTTTGCCTATCTTTGAACATTCGCTAAATGATTATATTCTGAGCAGCCTGGGGCCCGCCAACTGGATTTCAGAAGTCTCATTCCTGTTATACATTGCCCCGTATCTCAAATCGCCGGAACGTTCCAGATCTATCGGCTTTTTGAGCCTAACTTTCACCTGCATCATTATTTTGATTGTCTACATCCCCACTCTGCTGGCCTTTGGACCGGAATATATAAAAGTATTAAATTACCCGGGGGTTACTTATTCCAAGCTTGTCCACCTGGGCCGCGCCTTCGAGAACCTGAACATTTTGTTTGTATCCTACTGGCTGCTGGTCAGCTATATAAAGTTGTCCTTCTTCCTGTTTGTGACCCTGGAATGTTTCAAGCAAACCTTCCGGATCAAAGAAAACCAGTCCTATTACTTGCTGGCTCTGTCTTTAATTATCGCGCTTGAATCCTACTATACCTGGGATACTCCGGCTCATCTGTACAAAAACAATCTGGAAAATCAATTTCCCGGCTTCATGCTGTTCAACGTTGTATTTCCGCTAATGGTTTACGTTATGAGTATTATTAGTCAATTGAAGACTCGGCGAAGGGAGATCAGCAGTCGTGAATAAGTTTTATTTATTGGTATCCAAGAAATGGCATACGGCTCTATGCATTTCTTTGACGGCCGTCCTGTTAGGCGGCTGCTGGGATAACAGAGAGCTGAACGAAATCGGAATCACTTCGGGTACGGCCTACGACTGGAATAACAACAAATGGACGATCACTTATCAGGTCATCAACCCCCTGTCCTCATCAGGCACTATGGGCAGCGGCGGCGAGTCCAACACACCTCCTTTCCTGACTTTCACTACACAAGGAGCGTCCATTATGGATGCCATTTCACACAGCAACATGACCAGTGTCCGCCAGCTGTTCTTCGCCCATTCCCGGATGACTGTCTTCAGCGAGAACTTGGCGCGAAAAGGCATCACGGACGTGATGGACTTGTTCCTGCGCAAACCGGATGCCCGCGAAACCGTCAATGTCTTTATAAGCCGGCGGATGGGCAGAGATATCCTGGATCAATTGATGCAAACGTCCAAGAACCAGGGGGCTGGCATACAATTAATGATGCAGCAGGAAGCTAATCTGAGTTCTTATTACCCGGGGATCAGAATGTTTGAGCTCGCCGTTAATCTGGCCTCCGAGTCCCACTGCGCAACCATTCCGGAAATTAAGTTGACAGGTAATGAAATCATGGATTCAACGCAAGAAATCGAAGTCACCGATCTGCCCAGCCGTCTGGAGCTGGGCAGTCTGGCCGTATTGAAAAACGACAGGTTGATCGGCTGGTTGTCCGTCAAGGAAGCGTTCGGTCTTACCTTCCTTACCAACCAGATTCACTCGGCAAGCATCTCTATCCCTTCAGATCCCAAAAAGGGAGAGGTTAAGGATTCCTCCTTTTCCCTGCTGCATTCCAAAACGAAAGTGAAACCTAAATGGGAAAACGACCATTTTGTCATGGATGTCAATGTCCGCGGCGGCGGTACGCTGCTTCAATTGTCAGGAGACGTCGATTTAAATAAATCCGGAGAAATTGAACAGCTGGAGCAAAACATTAATAAGGAGGTGTTAGCCTATATCCAAGAGTCTTGGAGTGCCCTGCAGAAACTAAATGCAGACGCCACCGGATTCGCCACGCTGGTTCACCGGAAATATCCGCGCAGGTGGAAGCAAATCAAAGCTGCCGAAAGCTGGGACAAAGAATTCAGGGCGATTGAGCTTCGTCCCCATGTTTCCATGAAAATCGAACGTTTCGGACTGGGCAGCAAATCTTTCAAAAGTATCGAAAATGAATAAAGAAAAGGACAGAAATTTCATGATTAATGAAATTTTGCTGATTATAGCCTATGCAGCCGTATATATTGCAGGCTGTAGACCAATAAAAGGGCAAAAGCAGGTTTATAAAAAAGCAGTGCTCGCGCTTCTGTTCGTTTGGAGCGCCGTTGAGTGGATTCTAGGAAGCAACGGGAAATGGTATCCGACCCTTTCCGTTGTCTATTTCACTTTCTATAAACCTATAGGCCAAGCCATTGTCCACTGGTTAGGAGGATAAGCGGATGAAAGCCGGAAAAGAGCAAATTACTTCGCTGCAGATCACCTTTATGGTCACCATATTCGAAATTGGCAGCGCTCCGTTATTTTTGCTGGGTTCCCACGCCCGGCAGGATGCCTGGTTGGCTACGGCGGTTGGTTCCGCAGCGGGACTGCCGCTGCTTTTCCTGTTTTTCTGGATTCAAAGCAGAGCCCCCGGCAAAGATTGGACCGGCCAGCTGAAGCTTGGTTTCGGCCCTTACATAGGCACCATTCTCGGAGCCGTATATGCCTTGTATTTCGCTTATGAATCCATGCGAAATGTCCGTGATTTAGGGGAGTTGACCAAACTTAGCTTATTGCCGGGGACCCCTATGTTTTTGACCATGCTAATTTTTATTTGGACTGGCGGTTATGCGGTATGGAAAGGGGTCGCAGTTGTCTTCAGGCTCCCGGAAATGCTGCTTCCGGTTACTTTATTTATGTATGCCGTGGTGATTGCAATCTTCTTTCTTCTCAAGGTTCCGGATTATAACCGGCTTACTCCCGTTATGGAGAACGGATTCTGGCCAATCCTCCAAGTGGCTTTGCCCGATCTTGTGTCCTTTCCTTTTGGACAAACTGTTATTTTTCTGATGTTCTGGTCCTTTTGGGAGAAAAAAGGCATCCCGATCAAACAGACCTTGATCGGGTATCTGACTGTCAGTTTATTCCTGATCTTTGTTAATTCAGTGATCCTGGCGGTTTTAAGCGCCCCTATCGCCGCGGCCAGCGAATTTCCCATGCTTAAGGCCGTGCATTCCCTTTCCAGCCTCCGTTTTGTCGAACGGCTTGAAATTCTGCTGAGCATTCTGCTGTATGTTGGACTCTTTGTGAAGATGACGATGTTTTTCCTGTGCTCGGTCCAGGCAATGGCCCATATCACAAAAAAAAACGGCCAGGTTCTGGACGATCCCGGCCGGCTTGCTGATATTTGGCGCTTCTTTTATTGAAAGGGGTTATGCCCAGCATTTTGCCATCGGGCTTGGTCCCAGCCTGAAAGTGGACGTTGTCTTTCAGGTTGTTGTTCCTGTGCTGCTGATCTGTTTCCTGTTAATTAGAGGCCGCAGGAGCAGCAGCCATCCGGCTGGATCCAAGGAATGAGCCCCTATTATTCAGGAACTGACTCTGACTGCCCTTCGGTCCCGGCAGAGACATTTACCGCTTGAGGATCTATAGCCGGCGTAATCAGATGATAGACCCGGCTTTCAAACGGCTCGAGCTTCATTTCGGCTGAAAGCCCTACCTGCTCGGAGAACCGGTTATGGAGCAGCAATCCGGCAGCCGAATATTCCAAGCTGTCCGGCAGCACGATTTCCGCCTGCTGTTCGGAGAGGTTGCTGATTACCAGCAGCTTCTCGTTGCCAAGCGTTCGTGTATAAGCATACACCTGCTTATGGTCCGGCAGGAGAAGATCATAACTGCCGTAGACAGCCACCTCATATTCGCTGCGCAGTTTGATCAGATTTTTGTAGAAATGATAGATGGAGTCGGGATCAAGCCGCTCCTGCTCTACATTGATTTCGGTGTAGTTCGGATTGACCTTAAGCCAAGGGGTACCGGTGGTGAAACCTGCATGGTCTTCACGGCCGTTCCACTGCATCGGCGTTCTGGAATTGTCACGGCCGTTCTTCCAGATCATCTGCATGATTTCGTCGTGGCTTCTCCCGTTCTCAAGCTCAATCCGGTACAGATTCTTGATGGCGACATCATTATAATCTTCGATCTCAAACTGTACATTGGTCATGCCTAGCTCCTGCCCCTGATAAATAAAAGGGGTGCCCTGCATCAGGAAATACATTGCCGCCAAGGCTTTCGCAGAAGCTTTCCAATAGGTGGTGTCGTTCCCCCAGGTCGAAACGATACGGGGCTTGTCATGATTTTCAATAAACAGGGCGTTCCAGCCGCGGTTCTCAAGCCCTTTTTGCCAGCGGGTAAGCGTTCGCTTTAGTTCGACTACGTCAAGCTCGCCCTCCACACTTTTGTCCCAGAGCTGCATATGTTCGAACTGAAAAATCATGCTGAATTTGCCGTTCTCCTCGCCAACCCACTGATCGGCATCCTCGGCGGTTACCCCGCTCGCTTCCCCGACCGTCATCACATCGTAGTGGTCCAAGGTCTGCTCTTTCAGCTCTTGCAGGAAGTCTTGGATGCCGTCCCGGTTCATATGGCCTTCAAACGAAGGGACATAAGCCAGCTGATCGGGATTCGGCATATCCGGCAGGCCGGGGATTTTTTTGATATGGGAAATCGCATCTACCCGGAAGCCGTCAATGCCTTTATCCAGCCACCATCTGATCATGCGGTAAAGCTCGCCGCGCACCTCCGGGTTCTCCCAGTTGAGATCCGGCTGCCGCTTGGAGAATACATGCAGGAAATATTGACCGGTAGCTTCGTCATATTCCCAGGCAGATCCGCCGAAGATGCTCTCCCAGTTATTGGGTTCGGCTCCGTTCTTGCCGTCCCGCCATATATAATAATCGCGTTTGGGGTTGTCCTTGCTAGACCGTGATTCCACAAACCAGGGATGTTCATCCGAGGTATGGTTGATCACCAAATCCAGAATCAGCTTCATTCCGCGCTTATGGACTTCCTGCAGCAATTCGTCAAAATCGGCCATCGTGCCGAACTCATCCATAATGTCCTGATAATCGGAAATGTCATAGCCGTTATCGTCATTAGGCGATTTGTAGGTTGGGCAAATCCAGATCACCCCAATGCCGAGGTCCGACAAATAATCAAGCTTGGAGATAATTCCCTGAATGTCGCCGATTCCGTCTCCATTGCTGTCCATGAAACTTCGCGGATATATTTGATAAGCTGTTGCTTCTTTCCACCATTTTTTGTGCACGGTCTGCAGCCCCTTCACAGAAAATATTCCTCTTCGTGTATCATTAGCTCATTTCAGGAAAATATTTTCCCAACTTTGCTTATTATAAAAGGAACCCTGCATGCGGTCAACAAGCTTTTTTCCTGTTCCATCCTATGTATGGGCCTATAAAGTAAACCTTATCAAGGAACTTCGGCACCTTTTACAGGAAAATATTTTCCCAATTCAACTTGGAACTCTCCTATTTTCCAGGGACCTTACAATTAAAGGAGACATCGGTTTGACTTCCGTTTACAATAAAACAGACAGGCTCCACCATACGGAAGTGGCGATCAGGAAGGATGTGAGTTCCTCTTATGAAAATCACCATCAAGGACATTGCCAGGATGGCGGGTGTCTCCATTTCAACCGTCTCCCGGGTCGTGAATAACAGCAAACCCGTCAACGACGACGTAAGAAGAAGAGTGATGGAAGCGATCCGGGCCACCAACTACCGCGCTGGAATGCTTCCAGGGGATTCGGCGGGTCCGCGAGCGGATGCGCTGCTGATCGGAGTTATCCTGCCCCATAACACCAACACGGTATTGGATGATTTCAATACGGGTATTACTAATGTGGCCGATTTGTACGGTTATGATGTAACCGTAGGACTTACGGATGCAACGGTAGAAAATGAACTCGGATATTTACGGCTGTTCGGGGGAATCGGCGTTCAAGGTATTATATTCGTCGGCTCTCCGCTGGAGCAACGGCATTTGGAAATTATCCGCGAACACAAGCTGCCTTGCGTTGTTGTTGGAGAGGTTTCACCGGTAACCTTCATCCCCTCTGTACATATAGACAATGTGACGGCTTCCTTTGAAGCGGTGACCTATCTGATTCAACAGGGACATCAGCGGATCGGCATCATTCGAGGCGAGGATGAAGGCGCGGTTGGAGGACAACGTTATGAAGGGTACGCCCGCGCGCTTGCGGCAGCTGGAATGGAGATCAACAAACATTGGGTCACGACCAGCGGAATGTCCGTTGAGGACGGCACGGAGGCAATGGCCCGGCTGATTGCGGGAAGCGGCGAGCAACAGCCGACGGCTGTCTTCTGTTCGACGGACTGGATGGCGATCGGAGCCATGAATTATTTGCTCGACCACGGCTATAAAGTTCCGGATGACGTGGCTGTCTTTGGCTTTGACGGAAGTTTCATGTCCGGCGTCGTCCGTCCTCAGCTGTCAACCGTCTCCTATTCCGCTACGGAGATCGGCATGACGGCCGTCCGGAACTTAATCAAATTGATTAAAGGAGAAGCCGTAACCCCTCATCATACTAATGTTCCCCATCATTTAACGATACGAGGCAGCACCCGTTAACGTTTAGCTTAACAGTATAACTTGGGAAGGAAATCGGAGCAGATCAACTGCAGATTTACAATTCAAGGGGAGCACGCCGTCCAAGCGTACTCCCCTTAGTATTAAGACTTCGATTCAGGATCCACAGGCACGGCTGTGCTGTCATCCCTATTCCCCAGCCAGCCCGCTTTGCGATCCCGCGCAGACAGCACGTTCCGGCTAAATACCGCCAGTTTATGACGATTCGCAAACCCCAGCAGGAGCAGATTAACCAACCAGAACACGAGGATCGGAGCCGGAAATCCTTCGGTGATCAAATACACGGAAAGCAGCAGCATGCCGAATACAACTTGAAATCCGTTTGCCTCGTCCGAGATGCGGCGGCTGCCTT includes the following:
- a CDS encoding LacI family DNA-binding transcriptional regulator; the encoded protein is MKITIKDIARMAGVSISTVSRVVNNSKPVNDDVRRRVMEAIRATNYRAGMLPGDSAGPRADALLIGVILPHNTNTVLDDFNTGITNVADLYGYDVTVGLTDATVENELGYLRLFGGIGVQGIIFVGSPLEQRHLEIIREHKLPCVVVGEVSPVTFIPSVHIDNVTASFEAVTYLIQQGHQRIGIIRGEDEGAVGGQRYEGYARALAAAGMEINKHWVTTSGMSVEDGTEAMARLIAGSGEQQPTAVFCSTDWMAIGAMNYLLDHGYKVPDDVAVFGFDGSFMSGVVRPQLSTVSYSATEIGMTAVRNLIKLIKGEAVTPHHTNVPHHLTIRGSTR